AGATTTGACAGTAAAAtgtttcacttatttttttcccGTCCTTTATTTCTCTTATGGAACCAAATGAGAGATATTTGTAAGTTATTAGATGGAGtgttaagatataatttatattattttacaatatatatCCTCAAGTAAAAACTCTTTAAACTTAAAACTTGTATAGGCTAATGCtatcttgtacttaatttttatcaaataaacagtgatgatgaattttgaatttatgacTACTTGGTTATTAAGGttttgatatcatgttaaagaatcaattcaacatAAAAGTTTAAACTAGTAATcaggtttcaagatatgatttatattattctctaacatgtcaaaaaactaatttaacccAAAAGTTTAAGCTGATAAATaaggtctcaagatatgatttatattattctataacaCAACTCTTTAAATGAAAGCTCTTTAAACTTAAAACTTGCACAGACTCACAttattttatgcttaatttttatcaaataaatagggataataaaatttgaattcttGACTATTTGATTATTAAGTTTCTGATATCATATTAAAGAACtaattcaacttaaaagtttaaactattagattagatttcaagatatgatttatattattttctaataagtcaaaaaacaaattcaacctaaaaatttaaactaataaataagatctattattctaaaaaaaaaaacaatataagatGAAGAGTCATTTACTTTACTACACCCCCCCTCCCTCCTAATTCTTGGGCTATATTCTGACCtagatatttgttatttttttaatttattttaaattatacaatttagatccttttaaaaattaattttgatataaaaatattttttgtattattttcagtttattcatgtttggtgttttttttattatgatatttttttttaattccatcattaactaagaaatttaaagtaaaaagcCTTAAATCAGGATTAAATTacctgaaattaaattttaaagatgaaaatgaattaCTAAAAAGTATATAGTTGGTCCACAATGTTACGTGAGTTCACTGACAGTGCCAACTACATTTAAAATCCCACACATATTAGTTtcttacataataataataataataatataatttcaagagAGTATGTCATAGGCCATACATTGttagatattcttttctagTGGACCACTTTGGTGGTTTGATCATATCCTAGATGAGTGTACAAAAGCAAGTGGATAAATGTAGTTTAGGGTGTGTTTGATGGTtggtaatggtttttttttaattttaattttttttaatttttttaatctatttatattgaaaataaatttttaaaaataaaaaaaatattattttaatatattttttaaaaaaatattttaaaaataatttctatcaGTATATCAATCACTCATTTAATACATGTCTCTCATGTTGCtttagagaataaaaaagaaataattattaactttaagaGATAACTTAACTCTTAGGTTTTAGATTTACTTTTCAATAGTTAtgagtttcagtttttttacggctactaaaaacttacatgattgttaattttaggacTCATAAAATAAATCGAGATATATACAAGTTGGTCCGGATATTacggtaataaaaaaaataattattgcctaattatcaaaacaaataaaacttattataaataaaCTCAATCCCCAGAAATCATTTATTCTTCAGCTTCCTTCTCCACCTTTTAATGCAGTTAACGAATTGAAGGCAACAAAATGGATGCCTCATCGTCCTCTTTCCTCTCTGCAATACAAACTTCAAAGCTCCTCACCGGTACCATGGCAATGACCATTCCTAAATCTGCTGTCACAACCACACCATCATTTCTATCTCGTCATCTTCCTTCCCTCAATGTATCATCAGTTAGAATTGAAGAGAAACCCCAGAACTCAACTACAAGACCTACCACCAGCCGAACTTCACGCCCtgcatcatcaacaacaacctTGCCTGCTGCAACAAAACCAACACCATCGACAAGGAAATCTCCTGCAAATGATAGACGAGTTGTAGAGCCAAACCAGCCCACCATGATGTTTAATGTATTGGAAGGCGTCATCAACAACTTCATAGACCCTCCCCTTCGGCAATCAGTTGATCCTAGATATGTACTTAGTGATAACTTTGCTCCAGTTGATGAACTTCCTCCAACTGAGTGTGAGGTAATCCATGGATCTCTACCATCATGCCTTGATGGTGCATACATCCGCAATGGCCCTAATCCTCAGTACCTCCCTCGAGGACCTTACCATTTATTTGATGGTGATGGCATGCTTCACTCCATCAGGATCTCCCAGGGGAAAGCCACTCTCTGCAGTCGCTACGTCAAGACTTACAAATATACCATGGAGCGTGATGCTGGGGCTCCACTTCTTCCAAATGTGTTCTCTGGATTCAATGGACTTGCTGCCTCCGCAGCTCGCGGTGCTCTCTCTGCTGCTCGAATTCTGGCTGGTCAATTTAATCCAGCTAATGGTATTGGTCTGGCAAACACTAGCTTGGCTTATTTTGGCAACCGACTCTACGCACTTGGCGAGTCGGATGTACCTTATGCTGTGCGTTTGACATCAAATGGAGACATAGAGACGCTGGGTCGTCATGATTTTGATGGAAAGCTACTGATGAGCATGACTGCTCACCCCAAGGTAGACTTGGAGACAGGGGAGGCCTTCGCTTTCAGATATGGTCCCGTCCCTCCATTTCTAACATACTTTCACTTCGATAGAAATGGAAATAAACAACCAGATGTGCCCATATTTTCCATGACGAGACCTTCTTTCCTCCATGACTTTGGAATTAGCAGCAAATATGCTATATTTGCCGACATACAGATTGTGATGAACCCCATGGAAATGATATTTGGAGGTGGCTCACCGGTGGGTTCGGACCCAGCAAAAGTATGCAGGCTTGGAATCATCCCTCGATACGCAACGGATGAGTCAGAGATGAAATGGTTCGATGTGCCAGGGTTCAACATCATACACGCTATCAACGCATGGGATGAGGAGGATGCCGTAGTCATATTAGCACCAAACATTTTATCAGTAGAACACACACTGGAGCGAATGGACCTTATCCATGCCTTGGTTGAGAAAGTGAGAATTGACCTGAAAACAGGCATAGTTACAAGAAACCCGGTTTCAGCTAGAAACCTGGACTTTGGGGTGATTAACCCAGCTTATTTagggaaaaagaacagattcgTGTATGCATCAATAGGTGACCCTATGCCAAAGATATCAGGGGTGGTGAAGCTGGATGTGTCCAAAGGAGAGCGGCAGGAATGCACGGTGGCTAGCAGGATGTATGGGCCAAGATGCTATGGTGGCGAGCCTTTCTTTGTAGCCAGGGAGCCTGAGAATCCAGAGGCAGAGGAAGATGATGGTTACGTGGTGTCATATGTTCATGATGAGATAGCAGGAGAGTCCAAGTTCTTGGTGATGGATGCAAAATCACCAGCGCTTGATATTGTGGCTGCCGTAAGGTTACCTCGGCGGGTTCCTTACGGCTTCCATGGACTTTTTGTGAAGGAAAGTGACCTGAAAAAGCTCTAGCTAGCAACCAGAAGCAGGCTGCAGGACATACGTTAGTTACTTCTACGTGAAAAAACACTAAATGCATATGGATTGGAATTACAAACAATCTTCAGCACAGGATTAAACTGTATGCAATGGGTACCCAGAATGTCACATGTCAAGTTCGATAACAATTACCTCAAAACCCGCTCGTTATCTTTCAAGTTCGGATAAAATTATAGATTCTAATTACtattatcaatattatcaataaattttacaagtttttgtttctttgaattatagtgaaaaaaaaaaacgattatCATGGAAAATCTCAAGCAAATCAAGCACCACCAATTTGGAACTGCGTATGTTTCACGTTGGGTGATGTTTGGATATCAATCAGTGGTGCCACTGTCGAGAAAGCAATAATTTGAGTGGTTGTGTTTCtcaagccttttcttttttccattctaGTTTTCTTCGAATAGATAAATACACGCAATCTAAGCTACACAAGGCTAATTTTCTGTATTGTTcttctatcaaaattttaaatctttattcCCAAGTAAGATATGATGATGATGCGACGTTTAACGAAGTAGAGGAAATTGATACACACAAAAATCTTCAGAAAGAAACACAATATAA
This genomic interval from Populus nigra chromosome 11, ddPopNigr1.1, whole genome shotgun sequence contains the following:
- the LOC133668607 gene encoding probable carotenoid cleavage dioxygenase 4, chloroplastic, producing the protein MDASSSSFLSAIQTSKLLTGTMAMTIPKSAVTTTPSFLSRHLPSLNVSSVRIEEKPQNSTTRPTTSRTSRPASSTTTLPAATKPTPSTRKSPANDRRVVEPNQPTMMFNVLEGVINNFIDPPLRQSVDPRYVLSDNFAPVDELPPTECEVIHGSLPSCLDGAYIRNGPNPQYLPRGPYHLFDGDGMLHSIRISQGKATLCSRYVKTYKYTMERDAGAPLLPNVFSGFNGLAASAARGALSAARILAGQFNPANGIGLANTSLAYFGNRLYALGESDVPYAVRLTSNGDIETLGRHDFDGKLLMSMTAHPKVDLETGEAFAFRYGPVPPFLTYFHFDRNGNKQPDVPIFSMTRPSFLHDFGISSKYAIFADIQIVMNPMEMIFGGGSPVGSDPAKVCRLGIIPRYATDESEMKWFDVPGFNIIHAINAWDEEDAVVILAPNILSVEHTLERMDLIHALVEKVRIDLKTGIVTRNPVSARNLDFGVINPAYLGKKNRFVYASIGDPMPKISGVVKLDVSKGERQECTVASRMYGPRCYGGEPFFVAREPENPEAEEDDGYVVSYVHDEIAGESKFLVMDAKSPALDIVAAVRLPRRVPYGFHGLFVKESDLKKL